Part of the Imperialibacter roseus genome, CTGAGAGCTTTATTTTACCTCTGAGACTTCCAAATACAGGCTTGTGGCTTTTTCCCTTCTCTTTTTTTGATTTTTTCTGAATTAGAAAGTCTATAAAATCGGAAGCCTCCTTCTTTAAATCGGGGGGTAGCGTCTCGAGTTTTGTATATAGCGTTAAGGCTGCCATCATTTATTTTTATAACACAAGTTAAATCATTCTAGCTAATCAGCCAATACTTTGTAATGGTGGATGATGCCCTATTTTCATCCAAAGTGACTTCAGTGATTTAACGTAATAATACTCAAACTGGTTAACTGTCTTGAGCCTCACTGTTGATCGATGAAGCTTCCTCGGGCTGATTCACCCAGTTGGATGCCGAGGGGTTGAGTTACCTCAATAGGCAATTACTTATTTTTCAAATAAATATGCTTGATGTTTTTCTCGCCTGATTCTCTGGCTTCAATGATGAAGGCATTCGTGCTTTTGATAAGGGGAGATAGCTTTGAAAACCCATAATTCCTGG contains:
- the vapB gene encoding type II toxin-antitoxin system VapB family antitoxin, with the translated sequence MMAALTLYTKLETLPPDLKKEASDFIDFLIQKKSKKEKGKSHKPVFGSLRGKIKLSEDFDAPLDVFNDYM